One window of the Tachypleus tridentatus isolate NWPU-2018 chromosome 10, ASM421037v1, whole genome shotgun sequence genome contains the following:
- the LOC143228893 gene encoding uncharacterized protein LOC143228893 — translation MMLKLLLALMLVSSIPLLAVSVQAVFELYLTNKSLEEEPLFSTMAGSSIQCSVYCLTNHSCRAFGYHKARNEEAKPNCELRPRISTLTSNTVERKEWKIYRLKENVTKVYWVLDTAFQNYNIFPSPHETWKVDCNKENIETLNGVISGIWSNDTNFPLIKVKCVRWRKDSILNTTKATVINFENEIEEDCPYNNVLTAVADNQKNYDDVSEGKCLPLTSGLFLNYNKCVTILTTDQHGGHNDVTTPWKIQCPTEILSVAISIYRKNKIIRKFKCCEVISPAH, via the exons ATGATGCTTAAATTACTGCTTGCTTTGATGCTTGTAAGCTCCATCCCTCTTTTGGCTGTTTCAGTCCAAGCTGTTTTTGAGCTTTATCTTACGAATAAATCCTTGGAGGAAGAACCTCTGTTCTCCACCATGGCTGGGTCTTCTATACAATGTTCTGTATACTGTTTAACGAATCACTCATGCAGAGCTTTCGGGTACCATAAAGCTAGAAATGAAGAAGCTAAGCCTAACTGTGAACTACGTCCCCGCATATCTACCTTGACATCCAATACTGTGGAGAGAAAAGAGTGGAAGATATACAGACTTAAAGAAAAT GTTACAAAGGTCTACTGGGTCCTGGACACTGCATTCCAAAACTATAACATATTTCCATCTCCTCATGAAACTTGGAAAGTAGATTGTAATAAGGAGAATATAGAAACACTCAATGGAGTCATATCTGGTATCTG GAGTAATGACACGAACTTTCCGCTTATAAAGGTGAAGTGTGTCAGGTGGAGAAAAGACAGCATATTGAATACGACTAAAGCGACGGTTATCAACTTTGAGAACGAAATAGAAGAAGACTGTccgtataataatgttttaacag CTGTAGCGGATAACCAGAAAAATTACGATGACGTCAGTGAAGGAAAGTGTCTTCCTCTTACGTCGGGCCTTTTTTTGAATTACAACAAGTGCGTGACAATCTTAACCACGGACCAACATGGTGGACATAATGATGTCACCACACCTTGGAAGATACAATGTCCTACAGAAATATTAAGCGTTGCTATCTCCATTTATcgcaaaaacaaaatcataagaaAATTTAAGTGTTGTGAAGTTATTAGTCCCGCACATTAA